The Lycium ferocissimum isolate CSIRO_LF1 chromosome 1, AGI_CSIRO_Lferr_CH_V1, whole genome shotgun sequence genome includes a region encoding these proteins:
- the LOC132063190 gene encoding uncharacterized protein LOC132063190 — translation MNQNQQNQRAEENYASAIVHPRCGAASVKIDSSLYQLLKLEGYFRNSIENDPQRHLQNFVDVCTNHIQNNIPQDAIRLRLFNYSLTGDARAWFKKLPRNSITTWAEMAAVFLKKWYPPNKKAEIRDKIYEFKQQPGEQLYEAWERFKEYLQKISNHSFPENILMEKFYRGLDPVKQSVANNAADGCFMNKSYRRVTNILDRLTTPNQAWHSNNADIVPYGSTMIQNMVKKNLDTQQTLAKLATNISLLTKKFDETQIKKVNVCEDDVGMPKGMYQTQEGPFHEGLPMQIENANYVNNSQGGYQRQNYQGSYQNQNQWRPQQGQGAYNNNNSGNYNNNYGGANQGIYNNSNNFGNKIFNPYIPPKGKLTEQGSSRVEAMLEKVLANQSKFERTLSGLTETVGSHIEAIQKLKSQMRDISREQHPPKKGGLPSD, via the exons ATGAATCAAAATCAGCAAAACCAACGTGCTG AGGAAAActatgcatctgctattgttcaTCCTCGGTGTGGAGCTGCAAGCGTAAAAATTGACTCCTCTCTATAccagttgttgaagcttgagggCTATTTTCGGAACTCTATCGAGAATGACCCTCAACGTCATTTGCAAAATTTTGTGGATGTGTGTACTAATCACATCCAAAATAACATTCCACAAGATGCTATTCGGCTGAGGTTATTCAACTATTCCTTAACTGGAGATGCAAGAGCATGGTTCAAGAAGCTGCCCCGGAATTCCATTACTACATGGGCAGAGATGGCAGCAGTCTTTCTCAAGAAATGGTACCCTCCTAACAAGAAGGCTGAGATTCGTGACAAGATCTATGAATTTAAGCAGCAACCAGGGGAGCAGTTATATGAAGCTTGGGAGAGATTCAAAGAGTATTTGCAAAAGATTTCGAATCATAGTTTTCCGGAGAAcatattaatggagaagttctatCGAGGGCTGGATCCAGTGAAGCAATCAGTTGCTAACAATGCAGCTGATGGATGTTTCATGAATAAATCTTACCGACGAGTGACCAACATACTTGACAGGCTGACCACTCCCAATCAAGCTTGGCACTCAAACAATGCTGACATTGTGCCTTACGGTAGTACCATGATCCAGAATATggtaaagaaaaatctagatacCCAGCAAACATTGGCTAAgcttgcaacaaatatttcctTGCTAACAAAGAAGTTTGATGAAACCCAGATTAAGAAGGTGAATGTTTGTGAGGATGATGTAGGTATGCCAAAAGGGATGTACCAGACCCAAGAGGGTCCATTTCACGAGGGACTTCCTATGCAGATAGAAAATGCTAACTATGTGAATAATTCTCAAGGGGGTTATCAAAGACAGAACTACCAAGGTAGTTACCAGAATcagaatcaatggagacctcagCAAGGTCAAGGTgcttataacaacaacaactcaggGAACTACAATAACAATTATGGTGGTGCGAACCAAGGGATCTACAACAACAGTAACAATTTTGGGAACAAGATTTTCAATCCTTATATACCACCAAAAGGGAAATTAACAGAGcaaggtagttcgagggttgAAGCAATGCTTGAGAAGGTCCTGGCAAATCAATCAAAGTTTGAGAGGACTTTATCTGGGCTGACAGAGACAGTGGGTTCCCATATAGAAGCTATTCAGAAACTCAAGTCACAGATGCGAGATATTTCTAGAGAGCAGCACCCTCCTAAAAAGGGTGGACTTCCGAGTGACTGA
- the LOC132063201 gene encoding uncharacterized protein LOC132063201, whose protein sequence is MNLVQILCGRFKSIDFSHTPRAQNEFADALATITSMIQHPKSTHINPLEITLIEEQAHCAHVEAELDGQPWYADIKAYLEKGEYPPESSANQKKAIRRLANGFFLNKEVLYKRTPDLGFLRCVDTEEATK, encoded by the coding sequence ATGAATCTGGTGCAAATATTGTGCGGAAGATTCAAGAGTATTGACTTCAGTCATACTCCAAGGGCCCAGAATGAATTTGCAGACGCATTGGCCACAATAACATCGATGATCCAACACCCTAAAAGTACCCACATTAATCCTTTAGAGATCACACTGATAGAAGAACAGGCTCACTGCGCCCATGTAGAGGCTGAGCTAGATGGCCAACCATGGTACGCCGACATCAAGGCCTACCTGGAAAAAGGAGAGTATCCCCCAGAGAGTTCAGCAAATCAAAAGAAGGCCATCAGGAGATTGGCTAATGGCTTCTTCTTGAATAAGGAAGTACTATACAAAAGAACCCCTGACCTTGGGTTTCTCAGATGCGTGGACACCGAAGAGGCCACAAAATAG